In the genome of Nicoliella spurrieriana, the window GCTGTTATTCTCTTTATTCATATTAATTCTCCTTACATCATTATGATTATGCTAAGGATAATTTTATGCTTAGGTAAATTTGATTACAATCACTAAAATTAATCATTTTGTTGCATTTTGGTTTTAAACCACTAAAATAAATAACGAGGTGTTATAAATGGCGAAATATATAAAGAAAAATGCTAAAACAGATGATTTAATTATTAGCACCACAATTAAACTTGCTAAGGAGCATGGCTTATTCCATGTAACAATTAGTAATATTATTAATGAAGCAAATATTAACCGGAGTACTTTTTACCGGCATTTTTTGGATAAATATGATTTAATTAATGAAATGGAAAATCGAGTTCTTAAAAGGATCCAGTTAAATCAACGGATGTTATACCAAACTAAAATTCATGAAATCAAGAATTTTGAAATTTCACGGGTGTTCTTTTTTACCCTATTAACAATTATTGATGAGAATCATGAAATTTTAGCCTTTTTATTTAGTAGGAATGGTGATCCAGCATTTAGCCAGCGGCTAGTTGGATTGTTTTTGGAAATGTCATATGAATCATGGAACTATATAATCAAAAGCGATGATTCTAAAGGAATGAAGTTATTTGCAAATTATTCTGTTGGAGCGATTTTAGCATCGATTAAATTATGGATTGATAATTATGATCAATATACTAAACAGGAAGTTTTTGATTTTCTAATTAAGGTTAGAAAGAGTGAAATCAGCGCTTTAGATCTAGATGAAAAAACGACTGGGAATTAATTTCCTAGTCGTTTTTTAGCCTTCTCGTAATTCAGGAATGGCTTCCTTTGCAATCAAGAATGCCACCCCCAGCGCTGCAATTGATTCTGCCCACCAGAGTCCAAATAACTGGGTGAGGACAATTCCAATTAACACCGTTGCTGCGAGGTATGCACAGGTAACGTTACACATACTTTCTTCAATTAATGCTTCCGACCTTAGTTGATGGCCTAATTTACGTTTCATTACGATTAAAATTGGCATGATGATTAACGATGCCACTGAAATTAAAATGCCACCCATGCTACTATCTGATGTTTCACGTGTAACAATATCAAAAACTGAATTAATGACAATGTAAATGGATAGAAGCACTAAAATCCAATTCACCAATTTACCCGCACGTTCTTCAGCAATCTTAATGCTAGTGGCATCTTCACCATTAAATTCCTTTTGGAGCCGCCAGACTAGGATGCTGCCAGCGATTACTTCTAAAACGCTATCCAATCCAAATGCAATTAGTAAAATGGAATGCGCTTTAAGGCCTGCAAAAAAGCCGACCATAAATTCAACTAACATCCAACTAATTGAAAAAAATTCAACTATCAATGCTCTTTTGGCAATCCTGCTGTGACTATTTTCCATGTTCAACCCCCCGCATCACATGATCAGAATGTTCTACTGCTTCGTTAATGATGTCAAAAATATGTGGATCATCAACTTGATATTCCTTATTTTTCCCCACCTGATTCACGTTAACTAATTGAAAATCACGTAAAATTTTTAATTGATGGGAAACCGCTGATTGCTCTAACTGAATTGCTTCAGCGATTTGGTTAACGCTCAATGCTTGGCCATCTAATAAGTATAAAATTTTTAAACGATTAATGTTACTGAGCATTTTGAAGATTGCTTGCACCTCTAATAAGTGCTGCTCATCAATATTAAATTTGGAATTAATATGAATCACCTCTCATATGAAAAATATATCATATTACAATTAAAAATGCAAAATTGACTATTACAGAATGTTAAAAAGCATTTACATTGCTTAATTTACTTTTGTTTATGCTCAAAATATAGTATCATTATTGATATACCAGTATGTTAATACAGGACAATATTAATTCATGGTATATCTAAGGTCGATCCTCATGCGGGATTTGGCCTTTTTTTCGTACCATTAATTAATTCGAATTATTTTGATCCCTGATCTAGCGCCCCAGATCTAACTTTGGTAAAATTTAAATAGACTAAAAAGACAATTGATCCACAAGTGTAGAACAATTGTCCATGGGGTGAAAAAATGGATTTTAGAGAAAAGGTGAATCCAACGGTGCAAAGTATTGCCGATTTATTTCGCGATAACCGTTACCGGATTCCCAGTTACCAACGTGGTTATTCGTGGGGGATTGATCAAATCACTGATTTATGGGACGACTTAATTGAAGTCGCCAACGGCGAACGTGATTCCCATTTCTTTGGCCAGTTGGTTACTTTTTTTGCGCACGATAATCGCCAAGAAATTATTGATGGTCAACAACGGGTCACCACCAGCCAAATTTTATTGGCGGTAATTAAAAATATTTCGAATGAAACGAAGAATGAAGCAAAACGTGGCCTTAATAGTGATAATGATGACACTTCTGATGGGTTTGCCGAAAGTCGCCAAATTTTTCAGCAGAGTGATAATGCATTGGACAATGGGGACCGACTCATCACTAGTAAATCAAGTGATGAAGATGATGTGCAAGCAGCACTTGTAAATTTGATTAAAAACGGCCGCCAGCTTGACGACAAGAAGACTGATAATGAAGCAATCAATAACATGTGGAAGGCTTATGATTACTTTGCACGGCAGCTTAATGCGGAAATCAAGACCTTACGGATTAACGACCGGGTGAATCGGCTGAAGAAAATTTTTGATGCATTTTTCAATCGTTTCTATATTGTTAAGGTCATCGCACCAAACCGGCAGGATGCGTTTACCATTTTTGAAACCTTAAATAGCCGGGGCGCTGATTTAACCGCTTCCGACATTATTAAAAGCCACATTCTCTCCTTGTTTAGTACCAATCCAGAGAAAACGGACTTCGCTAGTCACAAGTGGAACCAGATTGCCAGAACGCTAGGGAGTCAAAGTAAGTTAATTAATAAGTTTATTCGTTCATATTGGATGGCTAAAAATGGTCACATTACTGAAAATAAGTTATACCGCGTAATCAGTAAAAATTTAAATACCGAGCCTGAGGCAACGGCATTTCTTAATGAATCAACTAACTTGGTGTCCTTATACGCCGCCTTAATTGACAATCATGAGTACTTTTTAGATGAACGGATTAACCGGATTCTAGACATCCTTAGTAAAACCCACTTTACGTTGTACTACCCAATCGTGTTAGCGCTAGAACACGCTAAGTTATCCAATGATACAGTATTGCGGGTGCTCAATAAGGTGCTTTCGGTATTTACTAGGTACCGCTTGATCTGTGATAAAACCACGAATACCTTAGAAAATGCATTCTCAAACGTTGCCATCAAGATTTGGCATGGGGACTTACAAAGTGCTGAGGACATCGTGGCCGAATTAAACCAATATAACGTTAGTGATGCTGAAGTGGCATCTGCATTTTCAACGCTTCAAAAGGATGGTGGTTTAAAGGGGCCCAAACGATGGGTCTTGAATTATTTGCTAGCTAGCATCTATTTTGAAAGCTTTAATCTCTTTGAAAATGCTGACGAAATGTATCGAACTGTCTTTACGAACGGGATTTATTCACCACTTAGGATTAATGATGAAATTGAATATCCAGAGCTTAGAAATGCAATCGGCAACTGGACAATAATTGAAAAAAATTTAATCCCCGGTAAAAAAGCAGCCACTAATTTAAATGCAATTGTTAAGGTGTTAGCAAAGTCGAAGTTATCAATTAATGGGCAAATTGCGGACCACATTATTGATAATAAAAAACGCTGGAAACAAACTGATATTTTGGAACGGCAAAGACAATTAGGGACCGATGTTCCAATCATTTGGCACTAGGGGGGCTTTAAATTGAGTAATTATGACTATAAGAAGTTATCCTACTATAAGGACTTAAGTGACATTAAGGTGCCTAAATTCCAACGGTCTTTGGTATGGACTAAAAGCAAAAAAATGGACCTGCTTAGGACCCTGCATAAGGATTTTCCGTTCGGAGCATTGTTGATTACCCCTGATCATAGTGGGGATGCAAAGTATAGTTTATTGGATGGGCAACAACGCCTATCAACGATTCGGGCATACGATGAGCACCGGGTGGCCTATTGGAAACAACTCGATGCAGATCGCTATAATGATTATTTTAAGGAGTTTAATCTAAAATTAACTCAGAACCATCTGCAGCCAATTACTGAAGCAACCTTTAATCAAATCCTATCCGGTAGTGATCAGTTTAACCAGTGGCGTGAAGCCATGATTGCTGAAGTTAATGATGACGACCGGTTGAAACTACAGGTATATGAAGCATTTGATCGGTCGCTCTCCCCATTTATTGAACGGGTAATGGCCGCCATTCATGATTATATTGACCTAGACCACCTCGAAATTCCGGTCCTTGAATTTACCGGCAACGAAGTCGATTTGCCGGAAGTTTATGAAAACCTCAATAAGGGTGGGGTGCCGTTAAATAAGTATGAGATTCTAAGTGCATCGTGGTTTGATGAAAAGATTAAAATGCCAGCTGGCAGTCGATTAGGAAATGAAATTTTAGACCGGGTCAAAAAATATTACGAACGCCTAATTCAAGATGGAGTCTTTGCCATTTCTGATTTCTCTGAGGATGACATTACGAACAGTCGCGAAATTAATCTAGCTGAATTTGCAAAGGCGCTTGGTAAGTTGGTGGTGGATAATCTCTTTGCAGTGGTTAAAGATAGTCCGAACATGGTCAATGAGATTGGCTTTGGTTTAATGGGAATCATCACCGACGTTGATAATAAAAAAATTGCCATTATCCATAATCAAAAGGACTTAATTCAAGACCAATTGGAATCAATCTTGAATCAAGCAGACCGCCTGTCGAAAGCAATCAATAGTAAATTTACCCGGATTTTGCGAAAAAACATCTTCTTTGCGAGTCACCAGGGTGGCAACCGCGATGAATTTTCCTATGGACTATCATCAACTTTCAAAATTTTGTCATACTTTGCTAGTATGTGGGATTTAGACGACCATGACTTGAAAACGGCATTGGATAATATTCCAGCCTATTACGTTTATGATGGCATCACTAAGGCTTGGAATGCGCATGGTGATACGCGGTTATTTGATTATTACAGTAGCCATCGGACCCGTGACTACCTAACTAGGTTGGATCCCATGACCTTCAAACGGGCATTTAATAACTGGAATCAGGATAATCCCAACATTCATAAGCAGTTTAATCAAGAAGTTCGCGCGTTGATTACGATTCATTCGAATCTAACGTATCTTTCGAATAGCCTTTCAGCATCCGAAGATTATGAATTTGAACACGTGATTCCACGGGCGCGAATCTTTAAATATGATCCGGCCCCAAGTGCGGTCCACGTTAGTGCACTGGGGAATGGAATGTTTTTGCCAAAATCATTGAATAATAGTAAGAGTAGTAAGACCCTGTATGAATATGATAGTAATAATGACGGGGTCGATTATCAGAGCTTGCGGGATGATTCGGATTACTTTACCGCAGCCCAGTTCGATCAAATTTTCATGGCGTTAAAGCAAAGTCGCTTTGATGACGTTAATGCCTTCATTGATAAACGGGCTGGTCAAATGGCGGATCAAATCATTAGTGGATTGGACCCCAATACCGAGGTGTTTCACCAAATTAAACCGACCCGGAATCGGGGCCGGCTCTTCCGAAACTAAATTGGCAGGCAAAATGGCTGGAGACGTTAACTGATCCGTGTATAATGGAAATTAGTCGCGCTTCTTTGGATTAATGAAGGGGATTGATTATCAATGGTTAAATTACCGGTTCATTTATTTGCCCGCTGTTACCGTGACCAATTTGGAATGGGGTGGTTCAATGATTAAGTACTTGATCCTACGGTTTGGCCGTCCTTCCATCATGTTATTTGCATTAATGTCTGGAGTCATTTATTACTTATTGGTCAGGCTACCGTATCCAGCGGATGCTGATTTAACCCCGCTGCCGTTGATTTTAAAGGGGGGCTTGATTTTTTACCCCATTTGTGAGGTTGATTTCAAGCGGACGCCATTTTGTGATTTTGATGCCGTCTGGTCTGAATTTGAATCCGCAATTATTGAGCCTGAAAAACATGCCCGTTATATCGCTTGGTACTTACGGTTGCTCTTTTCAGTTCCCGTGTTTACGGCAGCTTTCATGTGGGGGCCACTATTGATAATCGTTGAAATCCGTGATTACTTAAAACATAAGCATCAGATTAATTGACAGGAATGATTAACATCAGACTTGTCTTTTTTATTCGATTAGATTGGAGGTGGGGATCACTTGAAAAACGCCAAATTTGAACTTTTGATTTTGATGGATGATCAGGGCTGCATCGCACTACCGGTAGAATTGATTTCTGGTAGCGATGGGGTCCAAATACAGCCGTTTGTGATTGCTGCGTACGCGTTGATTGCTAAAAATGGGGTGATTAGAATCCCACTAGAAGAAATTGGTGAAATTAAGACTGCTGATTTAAATGAATCGGCATTTATTCGCCAAGAGTTAGATGGTTATCGGCCGTTTTTTGCAAGTACTTCCGTGGAAGTAGCTGAGTTCTTGCTCACGAAGGACAGCATTGACCATCGCAAACTGAATTACCTGATCTATTTAGCATTCGTTGAATACCTAATGGCTGAAAATAGCAGTAGCGACCGCATCCAAAAGCAGTTATTTAGCCGACAGATTAAGGTTCATTCAGCGGGATTGGACTGCTTAAGGATGCTACGCGTGCCCTTGGATTCCGCTGGGCGCTATCGCCAATTGCGTCCTGAGCAAATTAACGATCAAATCGATCCAACAGTCGTTACCATTTTGAACCGGGTGTGGCAGCGATACCATAATTACAGTGCTGAGCAACTGGCTAAGCTGATTAGTCAAACCAGTGCAATGCAATTAGCCTGGTCTAATTTAAAGCAATCGGATGTGGACTCGATGGATCCGGCTGCCATTTATCAGTGTTATCAAGATGATAATGGGAAGGATTAATTTACTACCACCTAGTTAGTGGCTATAATAATACTAGTTAATAGGGGGGACTTTTAATGCTATATGCAATCTTAATTGTGATCGTGTTCTTTGGCCTTTACATGTGGTTAGCCAGTAGACGTCAACATAAGCAGGCGCAAAACGTTAACCATCAAGCCAGTGTAGTTAATGATAGTGATGATCAAGACGTTCAATTAAAGCACTTAAAAGCATTACTTGATTCGGGTGCGATTGATAAGGAAGATTATCAACAGGCAAAGCAACGGATTTTAAAAAATAAAATTTAATTAATTTAAAAAATGGACTCAATGATCGAATTGAGTCCATTTGTGGTTTACATATGATGGTCCTTGAAGTACCTTAGGAAAAATGGGGTTAAAAGTAGGATGTAAATACTCATTAGCACCCCGTTGATGATTAGAATCAATCCGCCCGGCCGGATAAAACCAAAGAGAATGGAGTACGTTAGGACCCCCAATGGCATGATCGACATACTGAGGCTTTGGTCTAATGACATGACCCGGCCTAACATATCATTGGCCACCGTTTTTTGAATCAGGACCTGGAGCGTGATGTTGATTAACGAGGTGGCGATGCCAAATAGCACTGATAGGGTCCCACCAATGATACTAACGGTTACCTGACTGGGGTGGATAATGAAGGTTAGGCCGATCAGAGCGATAAAAACGTTCATTAAAATAAATGGCACCATGAACTTATAACGGTATCGGACCTTACTTAGCATGATTGTAAACAAACTACCGATTAAAATTCCGATTGAAGATGCTGCGTTTAATATTCCGAGGGGCCCGTTGCCCAGGTGTAATTCAGTCTTAATGATGTATGGGTATCCGACCGTTAGGGATGAGTAAACAAAGTTCACTACCAACCCGGCAACAATGGTGTATTTAAAAATTTTTTCCTGATTAATGTAGCTGAGGACGGCTTTGAATTTGGCGAACTGGGTTCCCTCGGAGGTAGTGGGACGTTCTTCGACTACCTTTACATAATGAAATTTCATGGATAGTAAAATCAATAGCGCAACCAGATTAGCAATGAGTTCCATGATGATGAAGAAATCAAACCCTAAGAAGCTATAGATCCCCACCGCAAACAACGGCGCTAAAATAGTTG includes:
- a CDS encoding MFS transporter translates to MNSSPATLPTISNHDSKIQIIKDAISNFISAFTGNMFSMALGLMLLDQTKLPISFGMTSIIAPIVSIAFMVPIGNWVDTYRHKHLLVISSTLRIIIIAIFYATMGLFSGMALFIPVALLLTGTSISANLSLTAYSASVHELVNDDFIQKLSSISQSASALSTILAPLFAVGIYSFLGFDFFIIMELIANLVALLILLSMKFHYVKVVEERPTTSEGTQFAKFKAVLSYINQEKIFKYTIVAGLVVNFVYSSLTVGYPYIIKTELHLGNGPLGILNAASSIGILIGSLFTIMLSKVRYRYKFMVPFILMNVFIALIGLTFIIHPSQVTVSIIGGTLSVLFGIATSLINITLQVLIQKTVANDMLGRVMSLDQSLSMSIMPLGVLTYSILFGFIRPGGLILIINGVLMSIYILLLTPFFLRYFKDHHM
- a CDS encoding DUF262 domain-containing protein; protein product: MDFREKVNPTVQSIADLFRDNRYRIPSYQRGYSWGIDQITDLWDDLIEVANGERDSHFFGQLVTFFAHDNRQEIIDGQQRVTTSQILLAVIKNISNETKNEAKRGLNSDNDDTSDGFAESRQIFQQSDNALDNGDRLITSKSSDEDDVQAALVNLIKNGRQLDDKKTDNEAINNMWKAYDYFARQLNAEIKTLRINDRVNRLKKIFDAFFNRFYIVKVIAPNRQDAFTIFETLNSRGADLTASDIIKSHILSLFSTNPEKTDFASHKWNQIARTLGSQSKLINKFIRSYWMAKNGHITENKLYRVISKNLNTEPEATAFLNESTNLVSLYAALIDNHEYFLDERINRILDILSKTHFTLYYPIVLALEHAKLSNDTVLRVLNKVLSVFTRYRLICDKTTNTLENAFSNVAIKIWHGDLQSAEDIVAELNQYNVSDAEVASAFSTLQKDGGLKGPKRWVLNYLLASIYFESFNLFENADEMYRTVFTNGIYSPLRINDEIEYPELRNAIGNWTIIEKNLIPGKKAATNLNAIVKVLAKSKLSINGQIADHIIDNKKRWKQTDILERQRQLGTDVPIIWH
- a CDS encoding SHOCT domain-containing protein; its protein translation is MLYAILIVIVFFGLYMWLASRRQHKQAQNVNHQASVVNDSDDQDVQLKHLKALLDSGAIDKEDYQQAKQRILKNKI
- a CDS encoding cation transporter, whose product is MENSHSRIAKRALIVEFFSISWMLVEFMVGFFAGLKAHSILLIAFGLDSVLEVIAGSILVWRLQKEFNGEDATSIKIAEERAGKLVNWILVLLSIYIVINSVFDIVTRETSDSSMGGILISVASLIIMPILIVMKRKLGHQLRSEALIEESMCNVTCAYLAATVLIGIVLTQLFGLWWAESIAALGVAFLIAKEAIPELREG
- a CDS encoding DUF262 domain-containing protein — protein: MSNYDYKKLSYYKDLSDIKVPKFQRSLVWTKSKKMDLLRTLHKDFPFGALLITPDHSGDAKYSLLDGQQRLSTIRAYDEHRVAYWKQLDADRYNDYFKEFNLKLTQNHLQPITEATFNQILSGSDQFNQWREAMIAEVNDDDRLKLQVYEAFDRSLSPFIERVMAAIHDYIDLDHLEIPVLEFTGNEVDLPEVYENLNKGGVPLNKYEILSASWFDEKIKMPAGSRLGNEILDRVKKYYERLIQDGVFAISDFSEDDITNSREINLAEFAKALGKLVVDNLFAVVKDSPNMVNEIGFGLMGIITDVDNKKIAIIHNQKDLIQDQLESILNQADRLSKAINSKFTRILRKNIFFASHQGGNRDEFSYGLSSTFKILSYFASMWDLDDHDLKTALDNIPAYYVYDGITKAWNAHGDTRLFDYYSSHRTRDYLTRLDPMTFKRAFNNWNQDNPNIHKQFNQEVRALITIHSNLTYLSNSLSASEDYEFEHVIPRARIFKYDPAPSAVHVSALGNGMFLPKSLNNSKSSKTLYEYDSNNDGVDYQSLRDDSDYFTAAQFDQIFMALKQSRFDDVNAFIDKRAGQMADQIISGLDPNTEVFHQIKPTRNRGRLFRN
- a CDS encoding ArsR/SmtB family transcription factor, whose protein sequence is MIHINSKFNIDEQHLLEVQAIFKMLSNINRLKILYLLDGQALSVNQIAEAIQLEQSAVSHQLKILRDFQLVNVNQVGKNKEYQVDDPHIFDIINEAVEHSDHVMRGVEHGK
- a CDS encoding TetR/AcrR family transcriptional regulator produces the protein MAKYIKKNAKTDDLIISTTIKLAKEHGLFHVTISNIINEANINRSTFYRHFLDKYDLINEMENRVLKRIQLNQRMLYQTKIHEIKNFEISRVFFFTLLTIIDENHEILAFLFSRNGDPAFSQRLVGLFLEMSYESWNYIIKSDDSKGMKLFANYSVGAILASIKLWIDNYDQYTKQEVFDFLIKVRKSEISALDLDEKTTGN